The region TTGATTAGATCCTGCCGcagtcttccaaagtggctgtacccaTTTATATTCCCTCTGGAGGGGCACATGAGTTCTAgttgctccacaccctcaccagcacttgGTCGTCTATAGTTTTTGCCATTCTTATGGGGGATGCAGTGGAGTCTCATTGCAGGTTAGCTTGCACTTCCACAGTGATTTATGAAGTCAAGTTCCTTATCCTATGTTTACTGAATGCTTGGATATCTGTGTTTGTCAAGTAACTATCCAAAATATTGTCCATTTTTCTAGAGGGTTGTCCGTCTTTTTCATATTGAATTGTAGAAATCCTTGCATTCCAGATACCAGCCCTTTGTCAgacatatgtatttaaaatatcttgcCACCCTGTGGCTTGCCTGTTCACTCTTTTAATCATGTCTTTTAATGAACAATTCTTCTCAAAATAATTACCTGACAGTCTTAAAGCCTCAGGTTCAGAACCTCCATCCCTGTTCTACCCCAGCCACATTGATCCCTGATTCTCTGCTGAGCCGACGGCCCTGTGGAATATCTTCAGGATTCCACTTCTCTACCTTATTGCAGAGGCCAGATACATTTCCTCCTGAAGAAGAGGGCACCTTGGAGAACTAGAGGTCACTCAGAGTCCAGGTGGGGCAGTGTGGAGGATCTTGGTGTTTCCATCGCTGCGCTACCTTCCAGCCTAAGTGATGCTGAGGCCAAGCAAATTCTGGCAGTCTCTGGGTCTTTCCTTAGCCATGCCCCAGCCTAATTCCTAGCATGAGCCTTTTCAAACCACCAAGAGAGCGTTCAAAAGTGCTTGCAAGGGAGTGCACTCATCCCTCCTtcaagagcaccaaaatcacaactagctgctgaacaaccacgGACAGGGGGATGCTGGACCCCACCAAAAAGAGATAAagatgtccaaagacaaagaagaagctgcagcGAGGCAGTAGGAGGGGCACAACCACAGCAAGATCAAATTCCATACCAGCCTGGTGGGCGACCCACAACTGGAGAACAATGATACCAAAGAcattctcccactgttgtgaaggttctgaagcccacgtcaggcttcccagcctggggatctgacaaagggactggggatccccagggaatctgaccttgaaggccaaaggcgtttgattataggacttccatgggactgggggaaacagagactccagtcttggagggcacagacaaaatcttgtgtgcaccaagacccagaggacaGGAGccgtgaccccacaggagactgaaccaaaattACCTGCTCATGTTGGAGGGCCTCCTGTGGAGGCAGGGGTCAGCAGGGTTTCGCCACAGGGCTGGGACACTGGCGGCAATTTacgttttccaatttctccatttattcttttttttttaatgtcctttctcaagcctttatcaaatgaagtagaaaagcttttatatacttatatgtatataagtaatatgtattatatatatatattagaaaacatgaatttttgcctaacacactaatgacattttgattctacttgtttgacttagtattaatagaatgctagatttctagttaaaaaatagatatgcaacaagtaACAAAGGTTTAcggtagagcacagggaactatatggaaaataatttcaaaaacaatatatgtgtatatgtataactgaatcactttgctgtacacttgaaacatcGTAAGTCAATTACActtcagtaatatatatatatattaagaaaacagaaaagtgcTTGCCAGTGGCTTATCTGACTACCTTATGATTTATGgtcaagaaaattttatttgtgttACGCTCCTTCTAGCAAAGAAGAAATACCAATTTGAGCTTGTAGTTTCTTCCCCACTTCCTGTATTTAGATTATCAAGCGCTAACACAAAGCACGTCAGAGGGGGTCACCCACCCACCCCTGGGCCTGTGGCCTAGATGCTCTCCCTGCCATCCTCGCCCCTGACTCCAGTCTGTCCTGCGTACCCTCTTCCACGCCAGGCCGGGCCCCATGCTGCTCTGGATGGTTGCGCTCCTCTTCGGTAAGTCACCAAGTGCCAGTAGCCTCTCCTGGGCACCAAAGACTGCATTGTTCCTAAGACGCAAACTTCCTTATTTCACCTTTTCTAGTTTGAGTGGGTTTATGGCTAGAGCTTGAGACTAGTGTGTGCACATGGGTATGCTTGAGAGTGATGGGGATGAGGCCATTTGGGGAGCCCCAGGCTTTCCTATCCCATTTTCCTGGGTCCTTGGAAAGGCAACCATTTGATGTGTCAAAGCTAATTTAGGGAGCCAAAAAAATCACATGCTGAagtccaatgacatttttcacccTGTGAAATCAAGTTAAAATATCCATCAGGTCTatcttgaaaggaaaataaaatcacagaaggAAAGGAGGCTGCTGGGGTGCAGAGGAAAGATCAGGGAAGTGGACAAAAGGCAGTTCCACACATTTTGCTCAGCAAGCGGAGCTAAATGTGAGGTTTTACAAGGAGGTATATTTCAAGAAGCCTCAGCCTTTTCTTGGAACCAGTCAACAATGACTGGGCTTCTTCCTTGGTCAAGAGCTTTATGCCCTGAATGTCCAAATCCCTCTTCAAAATGACCATTCCTATTCTGCCTACTTCCTCTCTCTGTCAGGGGGAGGTTCTGATTTGGGTCTGACTGGCCCATGGGGACCcatgttattgttattgttgctgttgtagagtcgctatgtcatgtccaactctttgcaaccccgtgcactgtagcccaccaggctcctctgtccacgggatttccaagGCAgcaatactggggtgggttgctatttccttctccagctgatcatcctgacccagggatcaaacctgcatctcctgcatccctgcactggcaggaagattctttgccactgagccacctgggaagtccacaggGACCTATATGAAGCTTCAGATCCATTCTCCTGAATCCATAGCTGTCTCCTTGATCCACTGGGGCCGGTCACACATGCCAGGAGGGACTGGTCTCCAGACAGAGGATTGGAGTGGGGACGGGTTACTCGGCTCCCCTAGATTCAGCTCAGTCTCAGCCATTGTCAGATGCTACACTCAAAAGGAAAGAGTCTGGGCACGTAGATCACTTCGCTTCACAGTTTCTGAGttgacttgctttttgttttaagcTTGATCCCAGAAGTTTGTTTTCACTGAAccagaaaagcaaaatgtgttagtcattcagtcatgtctgactatgcaacccagtggactgtagcccgctaggctcctctctctgtccatgaaattctccaggcaagaatactggagtggataactatttccttcttcatgggatcttcttcacccagggattaaatccagaatctgcattgcaggcggattctttactgcctgagccacccgggaagccctgaaAAGCAAATGCATTCCTAAAAACACCCCCTACCTGGGTAGAGTTTGTGGGAATTTAGCCTCTGAGAAGAAAATACTTGTTCCACTCAGGGCTCTTCCTTCCCCAACATCACCATGTTGCCCTGTGTGCTCTATGAATGGTCATTTGGACAAATGAGAAGGTCAGTGCTCACATTAGGGCAGGGACAGGACAGCCTCGTGCCTGGATACGCTCCAGATGGGAGATTCTTAAGGGCACATCCCTTCCTTGTGAAAGGAATAGAGTCCTTGGACTTGACTAGATAAAAATCTAAGAGCTCCCCGGCGTGTAGCCCAGGATCTGGATGGGGGGAAGCAAAGGAGGAGGAGTGGAAAGTCAGTAACTGGCTGAATAATTGGATGGCATATGGGAAACCCAGGCGGGACTGAGTCACATCTGATGCTCAGGACCCCAGAAAGCCAGCCTGGGGGTCAGACCCCCGTCTGAAGGTGTCGGAACGAAGTTACCGTTAAGGGtaaagctgccatttcctctctagtgctatttcctctctgatgtggccagagagacagaggagagggaaaaaaaaattaaatatacagtacatgcattatctcatatAACCTTCAGAGTCGTTATAGGGGAGGGTTTAATTTTTATCCCTATGAAGCAGTTAGGGAAAGTGAGGTTCAAAAATGTTAAGAAACTTGCCTAGAATTACCCTGCTAACAAGCAAAACAGAGATGGGAACCCAATCCATTTTGTCAAACCCTGTGCTTTCTCTGTTCTGTCTCGCTACCTCTAGTCTGGATGTAGTTGGATTTTAATCAGGTGAAACTAGACATTATACTCATTTAAAGCACCTGGCAGGATGTGGTCACACAGCAAATGGTACCTGTTGTTAGTATTGTCTGTCACaggttctagaggctagaagcccTGAGGCTGAACACGCTGGTCATGGCTGTATTCTGAAGgtgtatctgggcttcccttgtggcccagatggtaaagaatctgtctgcaatgcagaagacctgagttcaatccctgggtcaggaagatcccctggagaaggaaatggcaacccacttcagtattcttgcctggagaactctatggacagaggagcctggcaagccccagtccatgggattgcaaagagtcggacacgactgagtgattaacacacactaagatgtatttaaaatttagGCGATGAACCTCGACCTTCCTCTGAGCTGTGCATCGGCCAGCTTCAGTCCTCGTACTGGAACccacccccatacacacacagcaTCCGTGACACACAGCCCTCCCGGTGCGCGGCTGCCACCCCTTGGCAGAGTAGCATGTTGCAATGTGGTAGAGATTTACTGTGATGTCGTTCCTCGTGAGGAGCTGCCCCTCTGATCTAACTAGCTCCACTTCTGCcctatgagggcttcccaggtcgtgctagtggtaaagaccctgcctgccaatgcacgagatgtGAGACGGCCAGGGAGACCCCCATGGAGTAACAAGCCTCTCCTTTCTTTCAAGCTTAGCCCATCAGGTATTCGAAGGCCACTGACTATCCCTACTCTGTCTCATCTTTCTCAGATAAACGTCTCCCAATTCCTCTAGTAGGAAATGGTTTCTAGGCCCTGTTCATTGCCCTGGTCTTCTCGGTCCTGCTAAGCTTTGTCAGTGGGTCAGGAGCCGGGCTTTCTCATCCCTCCCAAAGCGGCCCAATGAGTGCAGAGCTCGCTGGGGCTGTGACCTCTGCCATCCAGGACTCCACAGCTTTACAGTAGCTCTTGGTTTCACATCACACTGTCGCCTCATCGTCAGCCTGCACCTGACTGAAGCCCTCGGGTTCTCGTCATAGGAACTGCTGTAAGCAGATGTCATCTACTCTGTTTTTCCCCAGTTGGTGGCCGTTTTGATTATACACAGTGGTTCTGCAATCGCAACCCCGAGGCCTTGCAGTGCCCTGGAGAGCAAGTCGTTGGGATCTGGGGCACAAGCTTATTTGAAGCATCTATGCTCGCTGGAGCCTACCCTCTTGTTATAGGCATCAGACACGTCAGCCTTGTTGTTCATCACTTTGTAGCTGCAAAACTGTTTTCcggtggggaagggaaaggaaggggaggCATCACTACCCAGTGAGGTCTTAGTCACTCTGAGATCAGGCCTTCTTTCTGCTTTCGGCTAATGTAGAAGCCACCTCCCCAGACGGGGGGTCGGTATAATCTATGTAACTGCTCTGTAAGGGAAAAACGACTTATTGTTACCAAAAGGCATGCATGGGGGGACCTGGCTGCTtgccactcaaaagccaataagcagaccaggttggtggaaaggaaagtgctTTATTTCAGGAGCCAGCAACTGTGGGAGAGGATGGCGGAcgtctgtccaaaggctgactccccctCTGACAAGCAGCTggtgagagcttttatagacagagtgTGGGGTGGCGGGcgacatgcagaaacagcagtcatctctgacagtcatcttcaaagtggtcatcagtggtctgactagCATCAccttggttgttttaggtacagttaaccTTCAGTTTTGTggtccatttgttcccatttctttgcggtgagttcttggaattgtggcagctcgTCCTGGACTGTCTGGGCATCATGCAGTTAATTCCTCCACCTGGGGTTTTGGTATCTATAAGACAgttcacaggatatggctcagaatattacctgtagcccttgagaaggaactaaaggtgcTTGACTGTGCTTAATGACTGCATTATTATTTGGTCCCCTttgactgctttcctttgtttcagcatttctcacttctctgattaagctGATTCTTTGACTAAGGTTTTCCAGAGGCGAGTGGCAAGCAGAGAGgccggtggggggaggggcaaggaCCATacggtcctgctccatttcattgCCATTTCCACTATACAGACAGAGCCAGGAATTGGAGGCTCTTGAACTTTAAACAACCTGTGCAAGTTCCCATAGAAAGAGATGGACTCATGAAATCAGTCCACGTCATCTGGTTCCAAAGCCTGTGTGCTTCCCACTACACCAAGATCACAGAAGATGCACTTAGATTGCAGGCAGGGGAAGATGAAGGGATGGACTCGTAATCTTAAACACCCTGAGAACCTGCGGGGGAGCTGACCTGAGCTGAGTAGGTAGAGAATATGTCCCAAATCATGCAGACAGCATGCATGATGGCCTGTGAATGAACATACACGCCAGATCTgctgaggggatcttccccccacctcccaagACCATTCTTGCATTTCTCAGGATTCTGCACAGCACCCAGCAGAGAGAGGCACAAGTAAATGCCTGAGGACCACCTGGACTGACTGCACTCAGCCCTACATCATTCATTCTTTTGCCTCTTGCCCCAAAGCCCAGAGTCTGCTCCACTGCTTTACATCCAACTCTGCCCCTCAGTTTAGGGTCTCCCATCCCTTAGCCTGATCACACCTGCCTAACCTCATCTGTCATCATTTTGTGGTTTGGGCACTCTTTCCaggccacctgggcttccctagtggtttgaatggtaaagaatctgcctgcaatgcaagagacctgaatttgatccttgggtcgggaagatcccccagagaaggaaatggctacccactccagtattcttgcctggagaatcccatggacagtggtgcgtggcaggctaccgtccatggggtcacaaaaagtcagatgtgactaagcaacaaacactttcactttcctgttcaCTTACTGTCCTCGAGCATTCATTCATCTAGAAGCATTAGTGCAACACATACAGGACGCAACACGGTGTGGTGTGCTGGCCTGTTGATAGTTCTCTCATGTATCCAAGCTGCCTGTCCATGCCCCACAATCGTTTAGTGACTACTCCTCCAGGGAAACCTCACCTCGTTCCTATGATCACATCTGTACAATCTATTCTTACCTCCTTCCTATCATCACTTCCATATACTCTATTCCCCAGAGCTCTGTGGGCAGATGGGCCACAAGAATCCGGTCCTGCTTTGCTGAGTTCTTCTGTACGTGTAAACAGGCCCTTCAGGCCCAATAGTGTAAGAATCTAGTCCTGTGTCTTCTACTTTTTGTTCCCTGCCCTGCACAAGTGGGGGAAGCATTTGTGCATCTATTTAGCACATGCTTATTGAACACAGACCGTGGTCCAGGCACGGGCCCAAGGTGTAGGTGATACCTAACTAGACAGGCAGAGGAGCTGCTCTCATGGGGCTTAAGTTttagacagagggagggagacaggtgATTACAAGTAGGCAATTTAATGGTAAGGTCATTTTAAATGATGATAAGTGCTCTGATGGCAACACAATAGGGTATTATGATAgtcgtgctaagttgcttcgatcatgcccaactctttgcaaccatatggactatagcctgccaggctcctctgtccatgggattctccgggcaagaacactggagttgccatttcctcctctaggggatcgtcccaactcagggattgaacctgtgtctcttgcctctcctgcattggcaggcaggttctttaccatgagcaccacctgggaagcccagcaagaCCTGTCTAAGGGggtaatatgtgaactgagatTGGGCAAAGAATTCCAGGCAGTAGGTCCACCATAAAAGTTGAGTGGCTGAGTGGCTGTTTGGTTAGATAGCTGGGTGGCTGTTTGGCTAGATAGCTGGGTGGCTGGGTGCTGAGTGGCTGGGTGGCTTAGATAGTTATGTGCTTAGGGGGCTGGGTGGTTGACTGGTTGAATGAATGTTAGCATCTATTTTTAAGGTGACAGGCCCTCTCCTTGTCAGAAAGTTCTTTCTGCTACTTAATCTatcactttttttctcttgcagTTCCCTGTGTTGGGAAAGTTGGTGAGTCTTGTccgtgtctctttcatctccaagGGTGTCTCTGGGCCAAAACTTAATAGATGGGTAAAATCAGAGCCACtgggtcaatcctaaaggaaatcaaccctgaatatccattggaaggactgatgctgaagctgaagctccaatactttggccacctgatgcaaagagccgactcattggtaaagaccctgatgctgggaaagattgagagcaagaagaaaaggggatgacagaaaatgagatggttggatggcatcagaagCCTGGGAGTAACGATGAGTAATAGACAGGAAGGCCTAAGAAGAGCCCCAGCACATCCTGTCTTCACCTGGTCCACCTGGATCCCCAGGACTCTTCGCCTCACAGAACTAATGATGCTCACAGTGTAGCTGAATGACGGACCTTGCTTCCTTGGCTGCTCTTTCTAGTATCACTACGTATTGCTAGAAATGActtggatgtgagtttgagcagactccaggagatagcgaaggacagggaagcctggcacactgcaggtctatgcagttgcaaagaatcagacacgactgagagacggaACAACAGCGACAGCACTGGGTCCCCCAGCAGCATCTTCAGAGCAGCTCCAGCCTGGATCTCTTcctcaggagtcttccccaatGCCTAGGAAGAGGAGAAACCCAGGACCTCACTGTCTCAGGCTGAGGATAGTTACAGGGTGACTTCAAGTTCCAGAAGAATGACTCTAGGCCTCCACCCGGCCCCCTTATAAGTCCAACGGCCCCCACTTCCTCCTCTCAGTGTGGCTCTGGAGCTCCTGCCATCCCCACTCATCAACATCTGGATTCGCGTCCACCCCGCTAATGCTCAAGGAAGCAGGCATCTTTGTCTGTGGgtcagccttctttctcccttGGCTAACTTTGCCCTCCTGCTCATCCTGTCCCACTGACCTCCATGGAGCTTCTGTCAAGTGGGTGAAAACTCTGACCTATGAAGTCTTGACCTCTGGGGGCATGTTCTGTGATGCCCGAGGAAGAATCCAAACCAATATTTAGTGGTGGTAGAAAGAGCAGCCAAGGAAGCAAGGCCCATTATTCAGCTACGCTGTGAGCATCATTAGTTCTTGGGTGAGAATAAGAGTCCGAGGGATCCAGGAGAACCAGACGAAGGTAGGATGTGCTGTGGCTCTTTCGGGGGCTCCCAATCTGATTACGCATCATTACTGTCAGGCTTCTGAGGTTGTCTGGGACCAGCGGTACCTGGTTTGCCAAAGACGTATGTCCCGGGGCCAGGCCAGTCTGGGATTGCCCTGCAGATGATGCCGGGTCCCCAGGAGCTCTTCTCTTGTCCACATCAGGGCATAAAAGGCATTTTAGAAATGAGGACAGAGGTGGCAGATCCCACATTGTGACTGTGGTGGAAATGAACCTTGCTGCTGGGAGTGCTGATGGAGGCTGGGCCTGGGGAAGCCCGATGAAGGAAGTCGGGGGGAGCGAGCCCAGGCCATGGCACGTCCAACACGCACCCCTTCAGCTCCTCTCTGGTGGGGAGGGGTGCACATACCATCCGAAGTGGATGCTGCAGAAAGAGCTGTGCTGGGGTCACCAGGAGAGAAGAAACCAAACTAGGAGAATGGGGATCCAATCAAGAGAACAAAGAACAATGGATGGAAGGAACGCAATTTGCCTCAAGCTTGCCAAGGTGGCAGAGGAAAGGGCATTGCAAAAGCAAACAAGGAGGGGGAcgtccctgatggtccagtggttaacgctctgagcttccactgcagagggcaagggttccatccctggtcatgTCGGCGGGGTGGAGCGGGAGGATGGAGAGAAGAAGGGTAGGCGGGAAGGAGGCCAGAGAGAaggcacagagagagaaaagaagggagaggagggagaaggaaaagagaagggcagaggaaacagggaGGAAGGGGTGCAGGAAAGCAGAGGGCCGGCCCCGGCCTGGCATGACGGCCCAGGACAGTGGCAGCTGCGAGGGTGCCATCCAGGAGCCTCCATCCCaggattggggtgggggggtgggattAGGCTcgggaagaggaaggaaatggaCTGGGAGACCCACAGCTCCAGGGTGACCCTGTTCCTGCATCTTACAGTCTGGCTGAGTCCCCAAGCCCAGCCATACCTCGTGTTTGAGGGGGATATACTGATTCTGCAATGCCGGGGAAGGAAGAATGCAGCGCTGTCCCAGGTGAAATTCTACAGAGATGAAAAACTCCTCCATTTCTCTAAGGACAACCAGCCTCTCTTCCTGGGGACAGCAACAGCTAACAGCAGTGGCCGGTATAACTGCACTGGGAGGGTGAAATATGCCAGAAACACGGACTCATGGGATTCAGGCACTGCCATGGTTCAAGTCCAAGGTGAGTCACCACTTGGGGGGTGGGATGGTTACAGTGCTGCTCAGGGGCCTGGTCTTAGAGGACAGCAGGGCTTGGGGCTGCACCCCTCTCTCTGGCTGCCCCTGCTGCTGGGTCAGTCGTCAGGGCCCTGAGATGCCCAAGATGCTGTCTACATACCCTCCCCCTCCATAGGACATGCCTGGAGTCAGGGAGGCGGAAGATGCCCTGGGCGGGCAGGGCGGGAAGAGCCCAGAAGCAACCCTGATGCTTATCGCCCCCTTGAGACCCTGAGCGAGACTCTTCCCCTCTAGGGACTAGATGACCGCTAAGGCCCATCTGGGTCTGGCTTTCTGGGACCCCAGAGGGGCTTGGGAGCATGGGCATTGTTTCAGGGTTTTGGGGTGGGATGAGCGGTCAGGTGCTGGGAGACGGTATTCCCCGTGGGGCCTGGAGTGGGCCGAAGCTCAGACCTCAGCCTCGCCGGGACACACTGTCCAGACTCCCATCGTGAGCCCCCTGCTGTCTCTCCCCAGAGTGGTTCCTGCCTCCCGTGCTGACAGCCCTCCCCTCTCACGAGCTCTGCAAGGGGAGCCCTGTGACCCTGAGATGCCAGACAAAGCTGCACAGTCAGAAGTCAGCCTGGCGGCTGCTCTTTTCCTTCCACAAGGAGGGCCGCACCCTGCAGAACAGGAGCCGCCACCCAGAACTCCACATCCcagcagccaaagagggagacgCCGGGCTTTACTGGTGCAAGGCCTCCCCTAAGGGTGGCCAGGTCCAGAAACGGAGCCCTCAGCTGGAGCTCAGGGTGTGGGgtaagtgggggaggggagatgctGCTTAGACGCCTGGGCTGTGGGCAGTGGGGGCCCTGATTGTGTGGGGAGGGGTCCCTAAGGGAGGACCCTGAGTAGTCCACTGACCTCCCAACTGCATGCTCCCTAGCTCCTGTGTCCCGTCCCCTGCTCACCCTGAGACCCACCAGCCTAGTTGTGGGGGAAGAGGTGGAGCTCCTCTGTGAGGTCCAGAGGGGCTCCCCTCCAATCCTGTACTCATTCCACCTCAATGGGGACATCCTGCGGAACCACGTGGCTCCCCATGGGGGACCCGCCTCCTGCCTCTTCCGGGTGATGTCAGAGCAGCATGCTGGGAACTACTCCTGTGAAGCCGGGAACCGTGTCTCCAGAGAGACAAGTGAGCCTGTGACACTCTCTGTGGATGGTAGGTCTTGTCCCCCAGCCGGGCTCTGAGCTACCTAGACCTCACTGCTCTGTGTTCCTCCTGCTGTGCCCGGCTCACTGCTGGGTACAGAGCAGGCGCTGCATGACTGACTGAGCATGGACCCTGCTGGGAACATCTCCACTGACCCTGGTGGGGAAATAGTGAAGCCCacggagagggaggggacaccaCGGGGGGCCACATGGTCAGCCATGGGATGCCCATCCACGGTGACATCCTTTGGTCCTTCCCTCATTCCCATTGGCCAGGCTTCTTCAGGCCAGGCGTCTCCCACTAATGCCAGCCACTCTGACGCTCCTGTGCGTGTCTGTGGTGCATTTGTGAATTTCATCCTCAATGTTCACGGTCACCTCTACTCACTCCCCAGATCCTCAGGTCTTATCTGGCCCCACCAGTAGCAACTGGCTGGTTCCTTGGCTGCCTGCAAGCCTGCTTGCCATGACGGTCATTGCTGCTGCACTTCTGGGGTATTTCAGACCCTGGAGGAAAAACGGTTAGTAACTCTTTTGGGCCTTCTTAGTTACTGAATCCCTATGCCAGGCACAGTCCAGCCATTGGAAAGCGAGTCTGATGGGACCAATTGCTTACTTCTGGGTACTGGGGGGGAGAGGGACTTTTCTTCACACGTCACACAAAGAGGCCCCTGGAGGGACAGTTACAACTTTCAGAACTCACACACACCCAGGAGTGTGTTGGTGCAGTCACACAAACACACTGCTGCACACTCAGGCATGAATAAGGCACAAACAGAGGAATTCTTACAAGCCAAACGAGATGTAGACCAGTGTCCTTCACATTTGAGAGACAGTCTGTGGCTGTGAATACGACAAACCCAAGGCCTCCAACTCTCTCCTTGAAGTCAGGGGAGCTCTGGTCCACTTAGTAAGGGAGAAAGAGCACAGGAGAACTCCAGTGCACATGTGTGCTCACGCACGCACACT is a window of Ovis aries strain OAR_USU_Benz2616 breed Rambouillet chromosome 1, ARS-UI_Ramb_v3.0, whole genome shotgun sequence DNA encoding:
- the FCRL6 gene encoding Fc receptor-like protein 6 — protein: MLLWMVALLFVPCVGKVVWLSPQAQPYLVFEGDILILQCRGRKNAALSQVKFYRDEKLLHFSKDNQPLFLGTATANSSGRYNCTGRVKYARNTDSWDSGTAMVQVQEWFLPPVLTALPSHELCKGSPVTLRCQTKLHSQKSAWRLLFSFHKEGRTLQNRSRHPELHIPAAKEGDAGLYWCKASPKGGQVQKRSPQLELRVWAPVSRPLLTLRPTSLVVGEEVELLCEVQRGSPPILYSFHLNGDILRNHVAPHGGPASCLFRVMSEQHAGNYSCEAGNRVSRETSEPVTLSVDDPQVLSGPTSSNWLVPWLPASLLAMTVIAAALLGYFRPWRKNGPLPAQNLPSAPVEEQHQLYVNVHRQNENSEGVIYSEIHTIPREHEARPAQPAQQEKDISVIYAEVKHPQLSKDPDKGLNRRSTTR